In one Candidatus Nanopelagicales bacterium genomic region, the following are encoded:
- a CDS encoding branched-chain amino acid ABC transporter permease, with the protein MDFNLILNQSITQGLGVQAVIFALAAIGLNVHFGYTGLLNFGQAAFLAVAAYGLGVTVATLGLSLWVGILVGLLAAVVLALLLGIPTLRLRADYLAIVTIASAEIVRLVVRSVTLRDIFGGSDGINRFANDFYALNPFSAGLALGPLTFSQNDLFVVVVGWLLVALSCLIVFLAMRSPWGRVLKGIREDEDAVRSLGKNVYSYKMQSLVLGGVLGCLGGFIFAISSQSVQPDNYGTDLTFFAWAALILGGAARVFGPVLGSILFWFLLVFINVALTEAVRVGYITFIDGTQVGQIQFWILGLSLMLLMIFRPQGILGDKRELAFDVK; encoded by the coding sequence ATGGACTTCAACCTGATCCTCAACCAGTCCATCACCCAGGGCCTTGGCGTCCAGGCGGTGATCTTCGCCCTGGCCGCTATCGGCCTGAACGTCCACTTCGGCTACACGGGGCTGCTCAACTTCGGTCAGGCGGCGTTCTTGGCAGTCGCCGCCTATGGTCTCGGGGTCACGGTCGCGACCCTGGGTCTGTCCTTGTGGGTCGGCATCCTGGTGGGCCTCCTGGCGGCGGTGGTCCTCGCCCTGTTGCTGGGCATCCCGACGCTTCGCCTGCGGGCCGACTACCTGGCCATCGTCACGATCGCCAGCGCCGAGATCGTCCGACTCGTCGTCAGGTCCGTGACCCTACGCGACATCTTCGGCGGCTCCGACGGCATCAACCGATTCGCCAACGACTTCTACGCCCTCAACCCCTTCAGCGCCGGACTCGCGCTCGGCCCGTTGACCTTCAGCCAGAACGACCTGTTCGTCGTCGTGGTCGGATGGCTTCTCGTGGCCCTGTCGTGCCTCATCGTGTTCCTCGCCATGCGATCTCCCTGGGGCCGCGTCCTCAAGGGCATCCGCGAGGACGAGGACGCCGTGCGCAGCCTCGGCAAGAACGTCTACTCCTACAAGATGCAGTCGCTGGTCCTCGGCGGCGTCCTCGGCTGCCTCGGAGGGTTCATCTTCGCGATCTCGTCGCAGTCGGTCCAGCCGGACAACTACGGCACGGACCTCACGTTCTTCGCGTGGGCCGCGCTGATCCTCGGTGGGGCCGCCCGCGTGTTCGGGCCCGTCCTGGGCTCCATCCTCTTCTGGTTCCTCCTCGTGTTCATCAACGTGGCCCTGACCGAAGCAGTCCGCGTCGGATACATCACCTTCATCGACGGCACCCAGGTCGGGCAGATCCAGTTCTGGATCCTGGGCTTGTCCCTCATGCTGCTGATGATCTTCCGACCGCAGGGGATCCTGGGCGACAAGCGGGAGTTGGCGTTCGATGTCAAATAA
- a CDS encoding branched-chain amino acid ABC transporter permease yields MLVVSIGFGIFLRYVYLFFFGGDTEQYASYSGQAGLALGPVDITPKVIVGSIVAVIALILTMMWLALTKNGKASRAVSDNPALASASGINVERVINQVWIIGAALAGLAGSLYSMSVGVNWLEGFQLLLLVFAGVILGGLGTALGAIVGSLVVGVLIQVSTLFIPTEMKTVGALAIMIIILLIRPQGLLGRRERVG; encoded by the coding sequence ATGCTCGTCGTGTCGATCGGCTTCGGCATCTTCTTGCGCTACGTCTACCTGTTCTTCTTCGGCGGGGACACCGAGCAGTACGCCTCCTACAGCGGTCAGGCGGGATTGGCTCTCGGCCCCGTCGACATCACACCCAAAGTGATCGTCGGCAGCATCGTCGCGGTGATCGCGCTGATCTTGACCATGATGTGGCTGGCACTCACCAAGAACGGCAAAGCCAGCCGCGCAGTGTCGGACAACCCCGCTCTCGCATCGGCATCGGGCATCAACGTCGAACGGGTCATCAATCAGGTTTGGATCATCGGAGCCGCCCTGGCGGGCCTTGCCGGCTCGCTGTACTCCATGAGCGTCGGGGTCAACTGGCTCGAGGGATTCCAACTGCTGTTGCTGGTGTTCGCGGGTGTGATCCTCGGCGGCCTCGGCACAGCGCTGGGCGCCATAGTCGGGTCCTTGGTCGTCGGAGTGCTGATCCAGGTGTCCACCTTGTTCATCCCCACCGAGATGAAGACCGTCGGCGCTCTGGCGATCATGATCATCATCTTGTTGATCCGACCGCAGGGTCTACTCGGACGACGAGAGCGAGTGGGGTGA
- a CDS encoding NAD kinase, giving the protein MSSQREVLLVTHSGRAGALNISRQLAGQLSERGICVRVPEVELDDIASASVDLPITAWRDDCTCELVVVVGGDGTILRAAEYAVAAGVPLLGVNLGHVGFLAELETDDVPNLVAAVVDRTYRVEERTGLSVRVLVDGEQVWRTFALNEASVEKAARQRMIDVMLEIEGRPLSRWGCDGVVVATPTGSTAYAWSVGGPVIWPGVSAMIVAPISAHALFARPLVVDPTNLVALDLADTSPDAVIWCDGQRTHPVPPGSRVEVTSLDRPIRFARVHQSEFTDRLVAKFHLPVAGWRGRDIT; this is encoded by the coding sequence GTGAGCAGTCAGCGCGAGGTCTTGTTGGTGACCCACTCCGGGCGGGCGGGCGCGCTGAACATCTCGCGGCAACTCGCCGGTCAGCTGTCCGAGCGTGGCATCTGCGTCCGGGTGCCCGAGGTCGAACTTGACGACATTGCCTCAGCCTCAGTCGATCTCCCGATCACCGCCTGGCGGGACGACTGCACCTGCGAACTGGTCGTCGTGGTCGGGGGCGACGGCACGATCCTGCGGGCAGCGGAGTACGCGGTCGCCGCGGGCGTTCCGCTGCTGGGGGTCAATCTCGGTCACGTGGGATTCCTCGCGGAGCTCGAAACCGACGACGTGCCGAACCTGGTCGCGGCAGTCGTCGACCGGACCTACCGCGTCGAGGAACGCACCGGGTTGTCGGTGCGGGTGCTCGTCGATGGCGAGCAGGTATGGCGCACCTTCGCTTTGAACGAGGCATCGGTCGAGAAGGCCGCGCGGCAACGCATGATCGATGTGATGCTCGAGATCGAAGGGCGACCGTTGTCGCGTTGGGGCTGCGACGGTGTCGTGGTGGCGACTCCGACCGGCTCGACGGCATACGCATGGAGCGTGGGCGGTCCGGTCATCTGGCCCGGTGTCTCCGCGATGATCGTGGCGCCGATCAGCGCCCACGCGCTGTTCGCTCGCCCGTTGGTGGTTGATCCCACCAACCTGGTGGCACTGGACCTCGCGGACACCAGTCCCGATGCCGTGATCTGGTGCGACGGGCAACGGACCCATCCCGTGCCCCCGGGAAGCCGGGTCGAGGTCACCTCCCTCGATCGGCCCATCCGATTCGCCCGCGTCCATCAATCGGAATTCACCGACCGCCTGGTCGCCAAGTTCCACCTCCCTGTGGCCGGCTGGCGCGGCCGGGACATCACGTGA
- the recN gene encoding DNA repair protein RecN produces MIRHLGIDGLGVIRAADIDLHPGLVVFTGETGAGKTMVVSALGLILGDRFDTALLGAEGTRVDAVIDLPADSPAVTAVTESGGRYDIDDDTRTAELVIGRVVPRSGRGRATAGGVTVPVSLLSEIGGSLAQRHSQSDQLQLRSARRQRAALDRFAGPEAADLGAQYNTRYREYLKLTDRLVELTRAGRDRSDRIARLRAELADIDDVAPVPAEDEQLSDAITRLANAEALNDDMSTALALIGGDDAAVSALAAAAERVRHAARFDPSLQTYADRLLTLHESSRDLAGELRTYTDSLSADPAALEALHLRKARLTPLLRRFGPSVDDVLAHADTIRAELAGIDGGEQAVEELRTKVSECLTALAATAERLTRAREKAADSMSQEVTDELAGLAMPDARFSVEVEQRPDDKGLSLSDGRRVAFGEAGVDVVRFLLSPHPGAAAAPVGEGASGGELSRIMLALEVVLAASAPPGVFIFDEVDAGIGGRTAVEVGRRLARLATRSQVLVVTHLPQVASFADQHIVVRKGSDGMVTATSVTEVTGQDRTTELSRMLSGQPDSAAALAHAKELLELAGTQTHARSRESAQP; encoded by the coding sequence GTGATCCGGCACCTCGGCATCGACGGGCTCGGGGTGATCCGGGCCGCGGACATCGACCTCCATCCGGGGCTGGTGGTCTTCACCGGCGAAACCGGCGCCGGCAAGACGATGGTCGTCTCGGCCCTAGGGCTGATCCTGGGCGATCGTTTCGACACAGCGTTACTCGGCGCGGAGGGAACCCGCGTGGATGCGGTCATCGACCTGCCCGCCGATTCACCCGCAGTGACGGCCGTGACCGAGTCCGGCGGACGCTACGACATCGACGACGACACCCGCACCGCCGAACTGGTCATCGGGCGCGTGGTCCCACGCAGCGGGCGAGGCCGGGCGACCGCCGGGGGAGTCACCGTTCCCGTGTCGCTGCTGTCCGAGATCGGCGGGTCCCTCGCTCAACGTCACTCGCAAAGCGATCAGCTGCAACTGCGCAGCGCCCGCCGACAACGCGCGGCGCTGGACCGTTTCGCCGGACCTGAAGCCGCGGACCTCGGCGCCCAGTACAACACCCGGTATCGCGAGTACCTGAAGCTGACCGATCGACTGGTCGAACTGACGCGAGCAGGACGCGACCGGAGCGACCGCATCGCCAGGCTGCGGGCCGAACTCGCGGACATCGACGACGTCGCCCCCGTCCCGGCGGAAGATGAACAACTCAGTGATGCCATCACGCGCCTGGCCAACGCAGAGGCCCTGAACGACGACATGTCCACCGCCCTGGCTCTGATCGGTGGCGATGATGCAGCCGTCTCGGCGTTGGCCGCAGCCGCGGAGCGCGTGCGCCACGCGGCGCGGTTCGACCCTTCGCTGCAGACATACGCTGACCGGCTCCTGACCCTGCACGAGTCGAGTCGTGATCTCGCCGGTGAACTGCGCACCTACACGGACTCGTTATCGGCCGATCCGGCGGCGTTGGAGGCATTGCACCTGCGCAAGGCTCGGCTGACGCCGCTACTGCGCAGATTCGGACCCAGCGTCGACGACGTACTGGCCCATGCGGACACGATCCGAGCCGAGTTGGCCGGGATCGACGGCGGTGAGCAGGCGGTCGAAGAGCTGAGGACCAAGGTGTCCGAATGCCTGACCGCGCTCGCAGCGACCGCCGAGCGCCTGACGCGAGCACGCGAGAAGGCCGCCGACTCGATGTCCCAGGAGGTCACCGACGAACTCGCCGGGCTGGCCATGCCCGACGCACGGTTCAGCGTGGAGGTCGAGCAGCGCCCTGACGACAAGGGACTTTCGCTCTCCGACGGCCGCCGGGTGGCCTTCGGCGAGGCCGGTGTCGACGTCGTCCGATTCCTGCTCAGCCCCCACCCCGGAGCCGCCGCGGCGCCCGTCGGCGAGGGCGCGTCAGGTGGCGAACTGTCCCGCATCATGCTGGCGCTGGAGGTTGTACTGGCGGCCAGCGCGCCGCCCGGGGTGTTCATCTTCGATGAGGTCGACGCAGGCATCGGGGGGCGCACCGCGGTCGAAGTCGGACGGCGCCTGGCGAGACTCGCGACTCGATCGCAGGTGCTGGTGGTCACTCATCTGCCGCAGGTCGCATCCTTCGCGGATCAACACATCGTGGTGCGCAAGGGCTCCGACGGGATGGTCACGGCCACGAGCGTGACCGAAGTGACCGGACAGGACCGCACCACCGAACTCTCGCGCATGTTGTCGGGGCAGCCGGACTCCGCCGCTGCTTTGGCTCATGCCAAGGAACTGCTCGAACTCGCCGGCACGCAGACCCACGCACGCTCCAGGGAATCGGCGCAGCCATGA
- a CDS encoding DUF885 domain-containing protein, translated as MTTSAAFELADQAVDLIAADDPCLGLILGLGSTTPTLTDFSPAGHIARFDHLRDLADRAARTPVESDADRIALQVMGQQFGHTLAAADAGDYLRTINVLASPPQQVRMALEFATDDHVATQLLTQVGPTLAGWRETLHEGVRQDCPAARRQAVAVAEQMATYAQAWLPAYVAGRDIPDDAVERARAGFTDTAVWLSDVYAAMADPEDAVGEERYVRASAAFNGVDLDLDDTYDWGWHEIGRLSVELRREADRILPEVPLRDLRAALGDDPTYQIYGVPALTDHLQRLTEQATDRVDQVLFDIDPRVRECHVRIAAEGSAAAPYYVQPSEDLSRPGTTWYPTRGAEVFPRWWLESVWYHEAVPGHHLQLGATAVQESMSRFQRLLGFTSGHAEGWALYAERLADELGWFDEPGTRIGFLSAQLMRAVRVVVDIGLHTGRTVPAGFPGQRGHVTPKMARQLLMDVALLDADFAASEVDRYLGMPGQAISYKVGERVWWELRSDAKERLGPQFDLKDWHMAAIRLGPMGLAQFRDEMSHYGR; from the coding sequence ATGACGACAAGTGCGGCGTTCGAGCTGGCCGATCAGGCAGTCGATCTGATTGCGGCTGACGACCCCTGCCTCGGCCTCATCCTCGGGCTCGGGTCGACCACTCCCACTCTCACCGACTTCAGTCCGGCTGGTCACATCGCCCGCTTCGATCATCTGCGTGATCTGGCCGATCGCGCTGCCCGAACTCCGGTCGAATCGGACGCGGACCGAATCGCCCTCCAGGTCATGGGGCAACAGTTCGGACACACGCTGGCCGCTGCGGACGCCGGCGACTACCTGCGCACCATCAACGTGCTGGCCAGCCCGCCCCAACAGGTCCGCATGGCGTTGGAGTTCGCCACCGACGATCACGTGGCCACGCAGTTGCTCACCCAGGTGGGGCCCACGTTGGCGGGGTGGCGCGAAACTCTGCATGAGGGCGTCCGCCAAGACTGTCCTGCCGCCCGCCGACAAGCCGTGGCGGTGGCCGAACAGATGGCCACTTACGCGCAGGCGTGGCTGCCTGCCTACGTCGCCGGGCGAGACATCCCCGACGACGCCGTGGAACGGGCCCGCGCCGGATTCACCGACACCGCCGTGTGGCTGTCCGATGTCTATGCGGCCATGGCCGATCCCGAGGACGCCGTCGGCGAGGAACGTTATGTGCGCGCGTCCGCCGCGTTCAACGGGGTCGATCTGGACCTGGACGACACCTATGACTGGGGGTGGCATGAGATCGGTCGGTTGAGTGTCGAGCTTCGTCGCGAGGCCGACCGGATTCTGCCCGAGGTTCCGTTGCGTGATCTCCGGGCGGCGTTGGGCGACGACCCGACCTACCAGATCTACGGGGTCCCCGCGCTCACCGATCATCTTCAGCGTTTGACTGAACAGGCCACAGACCGAGTCGATCAGGTGCTGTTCGACATCGACCCGCGCGTTCGGGAATGCCACGTCCGGATCGCCGCCGAGGGTTCCGCGGCGGCACCGTACTACGTCCAGCCGAGCGAGGATTTGTCTCGACCCGGGACCACCTGGTACCCCACCCGCGGCGCGGAGGTGTTCCCGCGGTGGTGGCTGGAGTCGGTTTGGTACCACGAGGCAGTGCCCGGCCATCACCTGCAGTTGGGTGCGACAGCGGTGCAAGAGTCGATGTCGCGGTTCCAGCGGCTGCTCGGGTTCACGTCTGGACATGCCGAGGGGTGGGCGCTGTACGCCGAACGGCTCGCCGACGAACTCGGGTGGTTCGACGAACCCGGCACCCGCATCGGTTTCCTGAGTGCCCAGCTGATGCGAGCCGTCCGGGTGGTTGTCGACATCGGACTGCACACCGGACGCACTGTTCCGGCGGGGTTCCCCGGCCAGCGCGGTCACGTCACGCCGAAGATGGCACGTCAACTACTGATGGACGTGGCGCTGCTCGACGCGGACTTCGCCGCCAGCGAGGTCGACCGTTACCTGGGCATGCCGGGGCAGGCGATCTCGTACAAGGTCGGCGAGCGAGTGTGGTGGGAACTGCGTTCCGACGCCAAGGAACGTCTGGGCCCACAGTTCGATCTGAAGGACTGGCACATGGCCGCCATCCGCCTGGGACCGATGGGACTCGCCCAGTTTCGCGACGAGATGTCGCACTACGGTCGCTGA